Genomic segment of Salvia splendens isolate huo1 chromosome 12, SspV2, whole genome shotgun sequence:
GAAGACTGGTGGACGGTTCGGCTCCTGTATGTATAACAGAATGCTGGACCGTCGGATCTTCCGGAAtcggcggtggcggtggtgcGGTGGTTGTCGACGCGGTAGGTTTTACGTTCTCCATCATTGTCGTAAACAAGGCGAAGGCCTTCATTGCTTCTTTTGTACTGCCGAATTTCTGTACCAAATCCGACATGAAGTCGCCGCACCGGAATCGGCAGATGTGGTGGGTTTCCCTGCGTCAGATTTATTCTCCATAGCCTGAATCTGCAAAATCTTGTCAAGAACTTGGGAGAAAATTTCCGATTAGGGTtacaaaaatatgaatattgcGAGAGAAAAATTTGGGGATTTTAAGAGTGAGAGAGAATTTGGtttgagaaataaagaataaggaGGGAAAATAGGTTTTTTTAGATAGGAACGGGAACGGTTACAGCAGGCGGTTGGAAGCATGAGGTCAGCAATCCGTACGCATTCCCCTAAAGTTAAATTTGAAATTCTAAACTTAACCACTTTCCTCTCAAACTAAAACTCTCTGGCCCATGTAAACGCTCTTCTCGCCAATACCATACTTAGATAAAAACAACGAAAATGAAgcgccagactcccaggtcaatGATTCAAAATGcgacaaaacaatttccctcagaagtctggtgtttcgaaaatatttttttgaaagattagaatttttttctttgtttgacaTTTTTTCATTTAGGAAAGCAATGaaactatttacactttcaaACGAGTGCTCTCGAGATCCCCTGGGTCAGTGTATAGGTTGTAAATACATTtccatttacctgacccaggactTCGTCGAAGGCACTTACTTATcagaccgattaggcgataATAGAGAGTgtgcgtagtggcacttcctccactacgctcaactcagaattatccctaaaaacctttACCCGATGACCATTcacaaggaaaggagtagagtttgaggcaCTGCCCTGAATCTCcacagctccgtttgctcgaaggctaacaatagtgtatggcccgacccatttggactttatcttcccaggcatcagcttgaCCCTGGATTGGAAAAGGAGCACCCTCTGCCCTACTTGGAGTTCCTTCCCGGAGGTTTTTGTCGTGCCAGAGCCTtgtcttctctttgtaccacatcgcggactcatatgactccagtCTCAACTCTTCcagctcttgaagttgcaatttcctctcttcctcacaagactggggtctcatattaatctccttgaccgcccagtatgctctgtgctCCACTCCTACGGGCAGAtgacacatcttgccaaaaACCAACCTGTAGGGTGACATTCCAATAGGCGTTTTGTATGCTGTCCGGTAGGCCCACAATGCATCTCcaagtctcttactccagtccttccttgacagattcaccgtcttctccaatattgtctttatctccctgttggagatcTCGGCCTttccattagactgaggatgatacgaGGTAGAAAACCTATGGTGGACcccgtatttcctcatcagagcttctattgTTTTGTTACGGAAgtgcgtcccttggtcagaaaTAATCGCACGCGGCACTCCGTATCTGTTAAAAATGCTAGCCCTAagaaacttggccacctccttggcttcacaagatgtggtagccttggcttctatccattttgaAATATAgtcaactgccacaagtatgtatgtattcccgtatgaagatggaaatggacccatgaagtccatcccccagacgtcGAAAATCTCGCAGACAATCACTgagacttgcggcatttcatctcacTTAGAAATTCCTCCTGTTTGTTGGCACCTTTCACAGTTCTGATAGAATTCAAAAGCGTCCTTGTGTAGCGAGGGCTaataaaatccactgtctaggactttcctcgcagtcttcctcggtccaaaatgacctccacatgccaacgcatggcaatgattcagtaCGTCCCTTTGTTCCCATTCGGGGATACATCTCcgaattacctggtcagctcccatcctccacaagtaaggatcgtcccagaaataatattttgcctcgcttttgagcttcatcttcttggcccgggaaatttcttgtgaactgggcacctctcctgtgactaagtaatttgccaggtccgcGAACCATGGCTCGACGTTTAGCTGACACTTTCCTCTCTCAGTATCTCCTGGATCTGTTATCGCCATTATCgcttcccagctgataggtctaggaattTTCCCTATGTAGTACATATGCTCCTCagggaatgcatcaggtatagcttcgTCTGTTTCCCCCTAGAAAATTCTACTCAGATGGTTGGCCACTCTATTCTCTGTCCCCTTCTTGTCTTTGACTTCCCGATCATATTCCTGCaacagtaacacccaacggattaaccttggcttggactccttcttcgccagcaagtacttgatagccaCGTGGTTGGTAAAAACAATCACTCTCGGccccagtaagtatggtcgaaatttctcaaatgaatacacaacggctaacatttccttttccatggtatcatagtttttctgggcctggttgagtgtcttcgaggcatagaagatcacgtaacttttaccatcgattctttgacctagtaccGCCCCCACTGCGtagtcgcttgcatcacacattatttcaaacggcagACTCCAGTCAGGTGCTCTGATAataggggcagatactaatttatctttcagtagttgaaaagcctcctgTCACTCCTCGCCGAaaacgaaatcaacatcattatgcaacagatgggtgagcggttgagcaatcttcgcgaaatcctttatgaataTTCTGTAAaaccctgcatgccctaggaatcccctaacttctttctgattcgtagggtaagacaatttcgaaatcacatcgacctttgctgggtccacctgtatgcccttctctgagactacatgccccaggacgATTCCCttgggtaccatgaagtgacatttttCAAAGTTGAGGACTAAATTCTTCTCCCGACATCTCCTCAATACTACGTCCAAACTTGCTAAATAGGAATCGAAAGAGTTTCCATATacggtgaaatcatccatgaaaatctcgatacaatcctccagcagatccgagaagatgctcatcatgcaccGTTGAAAAGTCCCTGGCTCATTGCACAgcccaaacggcatccttctaTAAGCGTACGTGCTAAAAGGGCAAGTAAAagtagtcttctcttgatcttcgggatctacatagatctggaagtatccactatatccgtcaaggaaacaaaaatattgttttccagccaacctctctagcatctgatcaatgaaaggtaatggaaaatgatctttcttggttgcttcattcagtttcctatgatcgatgcacatcctcccccagtgacaagtcgagtgggcaccaattcattcttatcattcTTGACTACCTATATCcctgactttttaggtaccatATGAACCGGGCTGACCCATTCACTATCTGGGATAGAGTAAATGATACCCAGCGAAAGCAGTTTCAAAACTTCCTTTAGaacttcctctctcatgttcggattcagcTTACGTTGGGGGTCTCTACAGGCTTTTGcaccttcctccagcctaatgtggtgcatgcaaagatcaggactgattCCAACTAGGTCCGAGAGAGTCCTTCCTATCACCTTTTTATTCCTTCTGATTACCTCAAGTAGATCACTTTCATGTTCCTCGGTCAAGTTGCTATTGATGATGACCGGGaaagtctcattttcttctagataagcatacttgagtcCTGGTGGGAGCATTTTCAATTTCTTCTTGGGGATgcttgtttcctggggcaagggatcatTTTCTTCATCAGTTTTCATTCCCTTCCCAGACCTGGGAGAATTTTCCATACTATCCACATGAGCTGATCCTCTTGACCTAGCTGACTCCGGATTCGTGCAGAACTTCGAAATAGCTTCGGCCAACTCTTCATCCGATAATTCCCTTTTGTGCATTGCCTCGCACCATCcagctacctctctgtcaatagagtgacttaattCCGAATTAACAACctgctcctgcatcaactcagtctcaagatattcctggaccagggggttaataacatcgatagcatgtaaattttcaacatctagtggtttcttcattgcctcatctatgctcaacgtatatttctccccattataatcctGGCATATGgtcccatcaaaaacatcaattatggtcttagcGGTATAGAGGAAAGGACTTCCTAGAAGCacgccgctagactcagcagattcattatcactcattttaataacatggaaatcgacAGGATatagaaaatcatgcactttgacgataacattttctaaaactccttcTGAAaaaatgcacgacctatctgCCAGTTGGATTACCACCTTTATGTCtaccatccctactcctaccagCCTTTTGTAAATGGAAaaaggtaaaacatttatcgatgcccctagatcacacatggcatgctcaatttttacatcaccGATGGAAAtaggtaaggtaaacatacctggatcagtGCATTTCGAGGGCATTCTTCGCTTTTGGATCACTGCCGACACATTCTCTCCAATCAGAATCTTCTCACTGGGTCTGGTCTTACCAGCTatgaattccttgatgaacttacTGAATACCGACAATTTCAAAGCTTGCAGAAATGGTAAGTTgatctccaatttcccaaaaatgtccataaaATCCACAGGCTCATCCCTCTTTTTCTTAGCCTCTCCTCGGTGCGGGAATGATTTCACTTGTTTCGCTGCACCCGTAGAATCTTCAGCTGGAAGTTTGCTTGATTCCTTTCCCAGTACTTCATTTTCTACTTccggctctgggtctaggaaaaatggttcagccaTACTTGGTAAAGGTCTCCCTAGATCACCTGCCTAAAGGTCATCTCTATTCCTAGAACCCTTTGCTTCTGAATTCTTGGACTCAGGAATTAGATCCttcttttcattacatttcacGGAAGGCGTTTCTTCCTCCTTCCTCATCGCTGGACATTCATAACCTCGCccagatcttaaagtgatttgactgatgttagctctgtctggtggccttactgaggcaggaatcttcccttcgtttcctcgcatctcgctcaaggatgTTGCGATCTGGGACATTTGTTTTGCTAACATATCCATTGCTACCTTCTGCTCCAATTGAGCATCCTggagcttatgcaccacgtcattgttggactgcaagttgttctgcatatgctgttgagaactgattaaatcatgtaccatatcCTCTAGATTCCTTGGTGGTTTGGAACTAGACTGGCCAGAACTTGGTCCTGGACCCATATGTGGACCACTTCCTTGATTCTGGCGAaagtttccttgacctcctgaactgTTGTTATACTGATTTCCCGGCCCTTGATTCCCCTGGTAAGTGGTTGGGGATTCTGATAATTTCCGGTGTAGTTCCTTTGGTGTGGcggcacataagagttcccctgattcTGATTCATGTTCCCCCAATTAGAgtgatctccctggttccggTTGTTCCAGCtgttctgcccctcctgatttctcccaGACCAATTAGTCTGTCTTTCTGGTTGATGTGTCAACTGGGTGTTCTGTTGCGGGGTGGCTGGTTCGGatcgttgtcagaccatctaaaattgggatggttctTGCAGGGTGCGTCCCTCTATTTCCCGGGGTTCCAACTCCCATCtagattccaacttcccattgcatttacctaggcctgataatctccttcttgAGGACCATCATACTGCTCGGGTAGGATTtctccttgacccggagatttatTTTTCTCTTGTGAGGTTGGTGCAGTGCTTTTCTCGATTGCACTCaagagtgctttctcaagcctatctattcttgCCTCGACTCTTTCATCATCTTGCTCTCTCACAGCATTTGTTGTCCATCTTCTCATAACATTCCTCGGACTGTCGTACGCCTTCTTGGCCTCTACCAACTTCCCCAAGATCTCTCTCgcttcacttccctttttcttcGTAAAATTTTCCCCTCTcaaggagttcatcaaatcctttgactcggggtttgctccttcatagaatAGATAATAAATCTCTGCTTCGATCATTCTGTGATTTAGGTAAGCGTCCAGCAACCCCATGAATcgcgaccaatattgactcagagactcatcatactcctgcttacactccactatctccttcttgagggcgttcgtcttgttcgacgggaaaaagtaatccagaAATTCCAGCTTGAAATCTCTCCATGTACGAATCGAATCTGGAGGTAGCCTCAGTAGCCATGTGCTAGCTTCTCCCTTCAAGGCGAACGGAATCGCATGTAGGCGGTAATCCTCCTCTATTGTGTCGTtaggccttttctgaatactgcacagcttgctgaactcatttaagaactcatacggacactcattcctCCGTCCAGAGAATATCGGTAGAATgcctaacacattcgttttgataTCTATGGCTCTCTGACACGGGTTCATCACTATAGCCTGGGTcggctcaccatctagatgggcagtgagcaAACCGATCTCCGGATTTAGATCAACTACGTGTGCCATGTCCCCGATTTCTACCTCCTCTATACTTGTTTCTGAAGATGACTCAGGATCCTCCCTTCCCGACGAACTCCAACTTTCGTCGCTTCCTGAACCAAATGGAAATGGATCACCCGTAGATAaccccgatctggtggtgaccgtagatgctgtgtcATTGACTTGCCAAATAAACTGATCGTTCTTCCACTCAGATGAGTTACCTCAGTATCCAAACCGTGAGCTGTCGCTCATAAACTGAAtctgaaaagaaagaaaagaacaaatctaaactatgtacgccaaaatcaCTAAACACGATCACaaattacgccatccatccccggcaacggcgccatttgaaaatCGCTTTGGAAACGTGTGTGCTTTTaatgctaggtcaagcttctcagatccagagaatccgctagatcacgaggtctaggaactcagaggatatcAGAaatctcagtcgttggacacactgattccgcgttcaaaaccctcaacccgctatactatgaattagtacagggaagcagggatcgatcccacgaagatggacgcgtaagaaagcatttagaagaccTTGGAAATGGTGAATGGCTGCTGCtacgcaaatttgggttgaggtgtaactactactagacctaggaacgaATTAAACtctggacctaggaaactgaaaacatcatgctGACATTGAACTTTCTCATAACTGCGAGATATTAAACTAACTTCTTAGACCGAGCAAATTGCTTCCTAATCtagctagacagaaagtgaGTAAACAACTAGGACCATCGTCCAGAAACAGCAAGTATGGAATAAAAGCTGCAAACAACAAACTAAGGATTTAACTAACAACTACCTGCATTTCATTACCTGAATCACacgcgaacatgaagaaaacagagcacatttccagattcaaacagaatgtaaaagtgcTGACGTCGGAAACTTACTATTAGcaggaaataaaacagatctacatatactagacggaatgaaatgaaaacacataaACTAGGCATCAACCGCGATAAACTCTGTTTTAGATCcagacgtcggatgcttaatccactccggatccaagtattccgaacccaacaaccaacaaaatcatctCCATAACTTTCGAttcaacagatctgctccgatcaacacaAACTTCCAATACTTCCACTCAAACTCATTAAACCAATGCAGAAATCAAACATCCAGTTCAGTAACTGTGATAAATTCAAAATCAATTGCATCCACAATCGAAATCAATAGCAGCAAGGTAAATTCAGAAACTGAAAATTGCATAGATAACGGAATTTCAACAGAAAAtagagccgagcttcgaacggcgaagctcggtgaaattcacgataacaaactaaaacaaaagcaataaattgtatcttcgctctcttcaaggacggtgttacccaactacGTAACAGCAATTGAAACCCGAAAACCCCTCAAGTTCCCGATAAAACAAGTGTGTAGAGTATGGCGAGTGAGCTAAGAGAGCCAAAAGTGCCGAGAGACGAGAGCTCTCTGTCTAAAGTCCTCACTCGATCACTAACTCTTTTAAAATGCATGCTCTCCTCCTTATATAGGTACgggtttgatcttctagaagctttcgcagaaatctccgttctgcccttcagcttcttGATCTCCTTCGTCCGGTCATTtttccacaatgctcacttttaTCGTCATTTCCTTGTGCCATGCAAACGTCCTTCTCTTTtcttggacctggcgaattctctacacacctggcttaaaaagatgtgttagaccccgtaaatgcatgaatttaaccccttaatcaatgcatgaaattagccttatcagcgGCCATTGTGCGTCCCCCATCTCGGGATCTTCTCCCATTTAATTAAGAAGGCATCATCTTCTATTATTGTCTTTGGCTTTTCCCCAGTTGTTCCTTCAACATCGTCTTTGGGCAGTGGGTTTCTCGACGTCCTCCCGATGACATCCCATTCCCACCAGCTCTTCACAGCGGCTCTGTGGCAACATTAGCTCTCTCTCCCTCGCCGCGCAGACGTTGGCTGCTCCACCTTCGTCCTCGGCAATTATCTCCTTGATTCGGAGATTGAATCGTTTGGCAATGGCTGATATCTCCACCTCGGCCAAATGCTTCATCCATAAATTTGGAGAGGgattgttcggtcgaatacttcctctccccctcggccGAACAAACAGAGGACTCCTTTATTTTCTTCGCTTGACAGCAGTTGAGCGGTGCCGCTCAATTTGTGACCACCAACGAACTCTTTTCGTTTTGGCGTCTCTATCTCGGAGACTCGGGTTGCTACGTTCACAACAACCACCAACTGGTTCTTCTCTCGGGCCATTCTGGCTGGCGGTATCAAATCTGTCTTCTTCCTCTATCCTCTCCCTCTGGATGGCTACTTCCTTGTATCATCCTTCTATATGAAATTgttcttcttctccttttttGGCATCTCCATCTAGGCCTCTCGATCTCTTCAGCGGGCTGCTCTCCTGGAGCCTTCTCAGTGGCCTTCTCGACAGCGGACTTCTCTACCCTCTCTCGAGAGAGGTTTAGTTCTTCTCCCACCGCCAGATCTTTCCTGAATTCGGAGGGGAATTATTAGGTCTGAAACTTTTCACCCCTTCTCCGAACAATTCCAGATTGGTTGGTTTCTTGTGGTTATCCAACTATAAATCCTTCTTCTCGTCAACACATAGAGGGCTGTAGCTATTTTGTCTATCAAATTGCTAAACTAAAGCATCAATCGTTGCTATCGTAGAGGGctaactatttttttatggCTAAAGTATTGTTGTTGGGGCAATTTTGCATGCGGTTTTCTAGGAGTGTTTTTTGCTATACAGACAGCGATCGATCCACATGatcgaacctgctctgataccatgttagaaaatataatgcgaaaaataaaatattattgcagaaagtaaaagacgggaacaactttaaagactacattgtgattGAGTTGGGTTATTTCTCTCAATGGTTACACCACCTTTTAtagactctaattctagctatacatggaaaatatattctaattatactaatatccattttatttgattttgtataatctttaattgattcATTTCTTTATCTCTTGATTTCTtattctccaattaattgatttctCCATTCAAACACTTGTTTGATTGGTCATTACCTTCATCTTTTCTTGTTTGACACCAACACTTCAACATCCTATTTCGCCAACTATGGATGGTTATGGTCTAAATGTATGACCATGTTCAGAGCTTCTTAATGTATATTCTTATTATAAATTCTTCTACCTATTGTAGTCCTAGTTATGAATTCTGTATTATCATTACTAAAAttatgttaaataaataaaaatgatttcCAAATACAAATATAACTccatttagtttttatttaatcttTATTTGTTGTCAACCTTTGTCTTGTACAAATATTTAATCTTTATTTGTTGTCAAAATGATTGCCTCCTCCCCTATGGAGAAGATCTAGTGTCGTTGCTACTAACTGATTGCAAGTTGCAACACACAGTTTTGGACAtcgtatatattatatatacctTTCTTTCTAACTAATTGCCTATAGTTACTTCAATTGGTTTGTTGTAGGCCAAAAAATGAGCACATTGTTCCTATTATAaccatatttattttataataaggCATTTAGACTTACAATAATCAACCACTGCACTTAACCTATAAATGCATACTTCTGGGAACACTACAATAATATTATCACAATGCAAATACTCTACACATTATTGGctttccctatatatatatcaacTTTGAACATCCAAAATACAATAAGATTTCCCCACAAATTAAACTTGTTGTAAAATGTAGAATATCGTTTCACAAGGCACGACGCGTAACAACAGTAGGCAGCAGATCTCAAGGCTTCGACCGGTATCCCCATGGATCAAAACGGCTAGCAATTTTATATGTGAATATTTACTAGTATATACTTACTTCCAACCAAGCTCTCTCTCAGCCTTGTCTGTTGACGCATAAACAGCTGTTGCATCTCCCGGTCGTCTTGGACAGAGTTTAATAGGGAGTTTCTGTAAGAAATTAAAATGTTCCAAGTATATATACTAGTTTAGCAAGTATACAAGTTTCGTGTTTTCCAAATCCAAACCATACCTTTCCTGTTGCCTTCTCGAAAGCTGCCACCATTTCAAGAACGGATGTGCCACGACCAGTTCCCAAGTTATAGGCAACGCAACCtcaaatatgaaaattggacGAATCAATAAGGTGAAGCATATGTTGCTATTTTTGATACCATTAACGAGTGTATTCACCTATGTCATTGCGTTGCAGAAACTTCTCCAGTGCAACAACGTCGCCGTCTGCCAAATCCATAACATGGATGTAGTCGCGAATTGGCAAACATATTATCTTGAAATAGAACTAAATAACACAAGCTCAAAATAAACAAGGAGGGATGTAGTTCTACAAGCCTTTACATACCCTAAACATGTTTTTTTACGTACCAAAAAATTCATATTAGCATACGTACCGCGCTACCATCAGGCGTGGGATAATCATGACCATAAACATTTAACTCGGGTAATCTACCAACAGCTACTTGTGTTATGTAAGGCATAAGATTGTTGGGGATTCCTCTAGGGTCCTCTACAAGCATGCCGCTCTCGTGGGCCCCAACCGGGTTGAAGTATCCAGAGACGAAGCCAGGATATTTTGCCTGGGGGGTCCAAAAACTGTTTATAATTGTGAGCTATTTTTTATGTCGACTTCAATATACCTGTAAACAGTTGCAATATGAGTGGAACGATAAATAGTTATATCAATTTAGACATTCAAAATTCATTTGATCTTTTAGTCACAATTTATATCTGTATATCAATTTAGACATTCAAAATTCATTTGATCTTTTAGTCACAATTTATATctgtatttttaatatacttaattatatactataaaaatggaagttcttatatatttatattatatggataatttatttcaacttttgcaatatatattatttttgcaaaaaatatttcaattatttaagcAAAGTTTTAGTcgtcttttattttaaaaattagtagaaaaaatacaaatttaaatcgATTTAATAGATTAGAATgacaagaaattttaaaaatgcattaaaatgtTTACAagtgattaagaaataataaagataaaaaaatgtttaatagagaatcaaataatattttataagaGAAAATTAAATACAGTAGATATCTTGGATGTACAAGAAACGAAAAGATAAAATTATTACATTAGcaaaaatattatactacaGGAGATGTATTATAGTAAatcaaaaggagaaaaaaattaaatagattggtagaaaattaaaagagataacaatacaaagaaaataaaaaccaTTCATGAAATATAACactagaaagaaaataaaaattaatgacTGGACAAAAAATACATATGTATTGATAGAATAATGATTGTTGTTCACGAGAATCGATCTCATATCTCCTGGATGCCAAGGCAAGAAATCTACCACTGAGCTACTACTCATACTTTGTTTTGgaatgtataatatatatactaataatttCAAAATCTGGGGGGCCCAGTGGCCCCCCACCCCCAAACGTGGCTTCGTCCCTGGAAGTATCTGAGCAAAATAATTCTCCATTTTTGATCTGCCTTGTGCAGATCTTGAGCAATTTCTTCAAGAAAGAGCTATTGAGAAAACAAGAAATATTAGGACTCTTGTTAAACACCATACAAGTGGTCTTAAGAGGACAGACCTTTGTGCGACCGTAAGGATTCATAGCCACACACGGAATTTTATCAGGCTGGCCATAAACTGTTGCAGATGAGGAGAAAACCAACTACACACAAGATCACTTGCCGTGTCAACAAAAGATAAGTTCAGTCGTGGTCATATAGCTATATCATATGCCAAAGCAAACTTGTAAACATTAGGGTCTTCAGTTACTCGAGATCAATTTGGCCTAAGATTATCCGAGATTGAATTAGGCAGAAATTAATTTTGCTTAGTCTTATCGAGAATCAGGATGAGTCCACCTAAACCAACAACATATGATAAGACTAAGTTATATCTAATCAACCAAACCAAATAACTCTAATCAAGAGAGATAGATCACATGAGAAATGGTGATGACTCATGTAATTGTTGAAGCTGACATTATATCACAATTAAAATGATTATAAGAATAGTAGAGTACCTTATGTTTAGCCATGAGTTTGTATAAATTAAGAGATCCAACCAAATTGTTGTCAAAATATCTCATGGGATTAGCAAGGATCACTGCGTCAAATCTAACAAACAAAGTTAAGagttaaaagtaaaaaaaaaaaagcagagCATAATTCCAAAATGAAGAAGAAGTAGTTGGTCTGAGAAAACAATTCCTCCAAATCATCGACATTTCTGATATCCCCTGCAAAAGAAAAGATTGATCCAAACACCAATGAGAATGAAGTATTGATCCCacctc
This window contains:
- the LOC121757600 gene encoding UDP-glucose 4-epimerase-like; this encodes MTCGINTSFSLVFGSIFSFAGDIRNVDDLEELFSQTKFDAVILANPMRYFDNNLVGSLNLYKLMAKHKLVFSSSATVYGQPDKIPCVAMNPYGRTKLFLEEIAQDLHKADQKWRIILLRYFNPVGAHESGMLVEDPRGIPNNLMPYITQVAVGRLPELNVYGHDYPTPDGSAIICLPIRDYIHVMDLADGDVVALEKFLQRNDIGCVAYNLGTGRGTSVLEMVAAFEKATGKKLPIKLCPRRPGDATAVYASTDKAERELGWK